The following is a genomic window from Serratia ficaria.
GACCGGCGCCAACCTGATGGGCGCGCTGATGCAGAAGTCCCTGCTTGGCGGCGCCGATTTTAGCCACGCCAACCTGTTCCGCGCCGATCTGTCGCAATCCTTCACCAATACGCAGACGCGGCTGGATAACGCCTTCACCCAGCGGGTGAAAACGCTGCCGAAACGCGATGGAGATCTGGTATGACGGCCCCGCGCGCGGCGCAGCTGCAGCAGAAAATCAAAAGCGGCGAGATGATCGCCGGGTGCGATCTCGACGGCCTCGATCTGCAAGGGTGCGACCTCTCCGGCGGCATCTTTCAGGAGGTGTCGTTGAACGGCGCGAACCTGCGGGCGGCCAATCTGCATGAAACGGTGTTCAATGAGTGCCAACTGCAGGGCGCGACCCTGAGCGGCGCGCAGCTGCAGCAGAGCGTGTTCAACGACTGCGACATGTCGGCGATCGGCGCCGGCGACAGCCTGATGGCGCAGTGCATCTTTAATCGGTGCGAGCTTGGCGACGGCGATTTTTCCCGCAGCAAGCTCGACGCCACGCAATTCATGCGCAGCCCGCTGCAGGGCAGCCGCTTCAGCCAGTCCACGCTGGAACGCACCACCTTCTTTGAGTGCCCGTTGGATGCGGCGCTGCTGGATCAGTGCAGCTGCCTGCTGACCACCTTTTTCAATATCGATCTGCGCGCCACCCGGTTGGAGCGCAGCCAATTCGACCGGGCGGTGTTTTTTAACTGCGATCAGCGCGGCAAGAACTATGCCCAGCAGCGCTTCAGCGGCTGTCAGTTCACCGACAACCAGCTTGATGAGGTGAACTTCAACGGGGCGCAGCTGACGCAGTGCAATTTCAAGGGCGCTTCGCTGAAAAAAGCCCAGCTGCGCAAGGTCAACGCCAGCCAGGCGCTGTTTATGAGCGCGGACCTCACCGGCGCCAGCTGCCAGGGCAGCCTGTTCGATCAGGCATTGTTTATCGGCGCCACGTTAGAGCAGGCTGATTTTAGCCGCAGCCGCCTGTTCCAGAGCATTTTGCAGCAGGTGAGGGCGGCGGGCGGCAGCTTTGCCATGAGCGACCTGACCTACAGCGACTTTTCCGGCGCCGACCTGCGCCGGGCCGATTTCCGCAGCGCTACATTTTCCCGCACCCGGTTCCACCGGGCGCAGCAGGAGGGCGCCCAGTTTTCCGACCGTCGGGGCATCCTTGAATACGATGAAGAGCTGCTGGCCGCCGAGGCCTGGAGCATTCAGCATCAGAGTCGCCGTTAAGGAGAGAGAAGATGAACAATATCCATCACCAGTTGGCGCAGAGCGCGGCGCCGCCGTTACAGAGCGCAGGGATTGTCACTCACTGCTTTGCCAACGGCAGCCTGAGCGTGGAGAGCGAAGGGCGCGGCTGGCATTGTCAACGCGCCGCCAGCTGCGTTATCGCGCCGCAGCCGGGCGATCGCGTGTTGATCGCCGGCGTCGATCATCAGGTATGGCTGCTGGCGGTGCTGGAGCGCGCCAACCCGGAAGCGGCGGAGTTGAGCGTGCCGGGGGACCTGCACATTCGCAGCGACGGCGAACTCAGCCTCAGCAGTGCAGCCCTGCGCGTCAGCGCCGGCCAGGGCGATTGCCACATCGGCGAAATGCAGTACAGCGGCGACAAGCTTTCCGCCTGGGTGAGCCTGTCGCGCATTGTGGGCAAACAGGCGGAGTCGGTGTGGCAGACCATCACTCAGGTGAGCCACAACCTGTTGCGCACCACGCGCCAGACTGAACAGGTCCGCGCCGGCCAGCTGGATATGAAGGCGGAAGACTATGCCCGCCTGCATGCGCAAAATACCGTTATCACGTCGAAGGCGATTACGAAAGTGGACGCCGAACAGATCCATATGGGCTGAGGAGGCCGCGATGTTTGCCAACTGTCAACTGATGGGCATGGATTTGGCGTTTCCCGATGTTTGCCTGACGCCGATGCCGACGCCAACCCCGATACCCTATCCGGATATCGCGCTTGGGCCAACGGCGGTGCCGAATGCGCTGAATATTCTGTTTATGGGCATGCCCGCGCATAACATGGCCACGGTGACGCCGCTGACCAACGGGGATAACCCGGGCGTCGCCACGGGGGTGGCCTCGGGCACGGTGATGGGGCCGTCACGCCATCTCACCGGCGCCTTTACCGTGCTGGTGAAGGGCACGCCGGCGACGCGCCTGACCAGCGTCAGCCTGCAGAATTCAACCAATACCCTGGGGATGCGCGCGGTGCCCAGCCAGTTCAAAGTCCTGATGCTGGCTCCCTGAGCGGCGCACGACATAATGCAATCTTAGTTCGGGGGAGAAGCCATGTTA
Proteins encoded in this region:
- a CDS encoding DUF3540 domain-containing protein; amino-acid sequence: MNNIHHQLAQSAAPPLQSAGIVTHCFANGSLSVESEGRGWHCQRAASCVIAPQPGDRVLIAGVDHQVWLLAVLERANPEAAELSVPGDLHIRSDGELSLSSAALRVSAGQGDCHIGEMQYSGDKLSAWVSLSRIVGKQAESVWQTITQVSHNLLRTTRQTEQVRAGQLDMKAEDYARLHAQNTVITSKAITKVDAEQIHMG
- a CDS encoding DUF4150 domain-containing protein; the protein is MFANCQLMGMDLAFPDVCLTPMPTPTPIPYPDIALGPTAVPNALNILFMGMPAHNMATVTPLTNGDNPGVATGVASGTVMGPSRHLTGAFTVLVKGTPATRLTSVSLQNSTNTLGMRAVPSQFKVLMLAP
- a CDS encoding pentapeptide repeat-containing protein; the protein is MTAPRAAQLQQKIKSGEMIAGCDLDGLDLQGCDLSGGIFQEVSLNGANLRAANLHETVFNECQLQGATLSGAQLQQSVFNDCDMSAIGAGDSLMAQCIFNRCELGDGDFSRSKLDATQFMRSPLQGSRFSQSTLERTTFFECPLDAALLDQCSCLLTTFFNIDLRATRLERSQFDRAVFFNCDQRGKNYAQQRFSGCQFTDNQLDEVNFNGAQLTQCNFKGASLKKAQLRKVNASQALFMSADLTGASCQGSLFDQALFIGATLEQADFSRSRLFQSILQQVRAAGGSFAMSDLTYSDFSGADLRRADFRSATFSRTRFHRAQQEGAQFSDRRGILEYDEELLAAEAWSIQHQSRR